A DNA window from Comamonas sp. 26 contains the following coding sequences:
- a CDS encoding ParB/RepB/Spo0J family partition protein: MNPSKEYRKAELRMIPLDRIEVLNPRERNSRVFDQIVGNIQSIGLKKPIIVTPRPGSHGEHYLLICGEGRFKAFKTLGQQEIPAMVMQVDDESAFIMSLTENIARRKFSPLELMAGIGQLREQGYDRQTIAKKTGLSAEYVKDILYLLQHGEERLLMAVGSGRIPLNAAMAIAGAGDDKAVQEALQEAYESGQLRGNHLIQARRVNERRRVQGKAAVGPGTGSAPRKPIEGVTTSSLVRNYQREVERQKQMVRKAEVAQHSLLFIAGGLRQLLGDENFVNLLRAEGLGTLPQYLADRVWKKGKGV; this comes from the coding sequence ATGAACCCAAGCAAAGAATACCGTAAGGCGGAGCTTCGGATGATTCCGCTGGATCGCATCGAAGTGCTCAATCCCCGCGAGCGCAACAGCCGCGTTTTTGATCAGATCGTCGGCAACATTCAGAGCATAGGTTTGAAGAAGCCCATCATCGTGACGCCCCGTCCCGGCAGCCATGGAGAGCACTACTTGCTCATCTGTGGTGAGGGGCGGTTCAAAGCCTTCAAGACCCTGGGCCAACAGGAAATACCAGCCATGGTAATGCAGGTCGACGATGAATCAGCCTTCATCATGAGCTTGACGGAAAACATTGCTCGCCGCAAATTCAGCCCGCTAGAACTAATGGCGGGGATTGGGCAGTTGCGGGAGCAAGGCTACGACAGGCAAACCATCGCCAAGAAAACTGGTCTGAGTGCGGAATACGTCAAAGACATTTTGTATCTGCTCCAGCACGGTGAAGAGCGGCTTCTCATGGCCGTAGGCAGCGGGCGAATTCCTCTAAATGCGGCCATGGCCATTGCCGGCGCGGGCGATGACAAAGCAGTTCAGGAAGCCCTGCAGGAAGCCTATGAGTCGGGGCAGCTACGTGGCAACCACCTGATCCAGGCGCGGCGCGTGAACGAGCGCCGCCGGGTTCAAGGGAAAGCAGCCGTCGGCCCCGGTACCGGCTCTGCGCCGCGCAAACCTATTGAAGGCGTTACCACATCGAGTCTGGTGCGCAACTACCAACGTGAAGTCGAACGCCAGAAACAAATGGTCAGAAAAGCGGAAGTCGCCCAGCACAGCCTGTTGTTCATCGCCGGCGGCTTGCGACAGTTGCTAGGAGACGAAAATTTCGTGAACCTACTGCGCGCCGAAGGGTTAGGCACCTTACCGCAGTACCTGGCCGATCGCGTCTGGAAGAAAGGCAAAGGAGTATGA
- a CDS encoding helix-turn-helix domain-containing protein: MSDADEQWGARLKQARLAAGLSQKMLGIEAGIDAFVASTRINRYELGIHKPDLLTVRKLAEVLKVPMAFFYADTDDEIAELLFKYSKAGDEVRLKIQTLLANQPSQST, encoded by the coding sequence ATGTCCGACGCGGATGAACAATGGGGCGCGAGGCTCAAACAGGCCCGCTTGGCTGCGGGGCTGTCGCAAAAGATGCTGGGGATTGAGGCGGGAATCGATGCGTTCGTAGCCAGCACGCGCATCAATCGCTATGAACTTGGCATCCACAAGCCAGACTTGCTGACGGTGCGGAAGTTGGCTGAGGTGCTGAAGGTGCCGATGGCGTTTTTCTACGCCGACACGGACGATGAAATTGCTGAACTGTTGTTCAAGTACAGCAAGGCTGGTGACGAAGTCCGTCTGAAGATTCAAACGCTTCTTGCTAACCAGCCTTCGCAGAGTACTTAA
- a CDS encoding plasmid partitioning protein RepB C-terminal domain-containing protein, whose amino-acid sequence MSKKPPLGFIPEPLLLPLSAILPLRKNPAGLQTSRKFKQIIASIEAVGLIEPLSVGKPNRAGQYILLDGHTRLVALMQLGFDKAPCLVAIDDESYTYNNQLNRLSSIQEHVMIRRAVERGVSPEKLAIALDVDISHIIKKLNLLDGICPEAVELLRDQNFSPNLGAVLRKLKPTRQIECVELMISANNITVAYAQALVAATPSNMLVGEIKTRKVTGVSSEQMSKMEWEMGNLQEQFKLAEQSYSQDVLNLVLAKGYLAKLMANEAVLRYLTKHHNDMFNEFDRIVRMKNLDK is encoded by the coding sequence ATGAGCAAGAAGCCCCCTTTAGGCTTCATTCCCGAGCCACTCCTTCTACCGCTGTCTGCCATCCTGCCATTGCGCAAAAACCCAGCAGGGCTGCAGACGTCTCGAAAATTCAAGCAGATCATCGCCTCCATTGAGGCCGTGGGCCTGATTGAGCCACTGTCTGTCGGTAAACCCAACCGGGCAGGACAGTACATCCTGCTAGACGGACATACTCGCCTGGTGGCGCTGATGCAACTGGGCTTCGACAAAGCTCCATGCTTGGTGGCCATTGATGACGAAAGCTACACCTACAACAACCAGCTCAATCGACTCTCCTCGATTCAGGAGCACGTCATGATCCGACGCGCCGTTGAACGCGGCGTGTCCCCAGAAAAACTAGCCATAGCTTTAGATGTGGACATCAGTCACATCATCAAGAAGCTGAACTTGCTGGATGGCATCTGCCCCGAAGCGGTCGAGTTGCTGCGCGACCAGAATTTCTCACCCAATCTGGGAGCGGTTCTCCGAAAGCTCAAACCCACACGGCAGATCGAATGTGTGGAATTGATGATCAGCGCCAACAACATCACTGTCGCCTACGCTCAGGCCCTGGTGGCAGCCACACCTAGCAATATGCTCGTCGGCGAAATCAAGACAAGAAAGGTGACCGGAGTCAGTTCTGAGCAAATGTCGAAGATGGAGTGGGAAATGGGCAACCTTCAAGAACAATTCAAGCTCGCTGAGCAGTCATATAGCCAGGACGTGCTCAATCTGGTACTGGCCAAAGGCTACCTAGCGAAGCTCATGGCGAATGAGGCCGTCCTGCGGTATTTGACCAAACACCACAACGACATGTTCAACGAATTCGATCGCATCGTGCGCATGAAGAATCTGGACAAGTGA